One stretch of Paraburkholderia fungorum DNA includes these proteins:
- a CDS encoding threonine/serine dehydratase, which translates to MSTATPQHTDHTIDGEPIPTLDDIAAQHFALAPWVMRTPVFDRLDFSSLEGTVVNFKFELLQAGGSFKARGAFTNLLALDESQRSAGVTCVSGGNHAVAVAYAAMRLGISAKVVLFRSANPARVALCRQYRADIVYAEDIAEAFELVRHVEAEEGRYFVHPFNGYRTVLGSATLGYEWATQSPDLEAVIVPVGGGGLAAGVATAMRLANPQVHVYGVEPEGADVMGKSFAANHTVKMGHMHSIADSLMSPHTEEYSYELCRRHIDQLVTVSDDQLRAAMLILFGQLKLAVEPACAAATAALLGPLRDQLQGKRVGVLLCGTNTDPVSFAEHIERARHGESQFPQ; encoded by the coding sequence ATGTCAACCGCCACGCCGCAACATACGGACCACACGATCGACGGCGAGCCGATCCCCACACTGGACGACATCGCCGCGCAGCACTTTGCACTGGCGCCGTGGGTCATGCGAACGCCGGTGTTCGACCGGCTCGATTTTTCATCGCTGGAAGGCACAGTGGTGAATTTCAAGTTCGAACTGTTGCAGGCGGGCGGCAGTTTCAAGGCGCGTGGCGCGTTCACGAACCTGCTTGCCCTCGACGAATCGCAGCGTAGCGCGGGCGTGACCTGCGTGTCGGGCGGCAATCATGCCGTGGCCGTCGCGTATGCGGCCATGCGTCTGGGCATCAGCGCGAAGGTCGTGCTGTTCCGTTCAGCGAATCCGGCACGCGTTGCGCTGTGCCGGCAGTATCGCGCCGACATCGTCTACGCAGAAGATATAGCTGAAGCGTTTGAACTGGTGCGCCATGTCGAGGCTGAGGAAGGCCGCTACTTCGTGCATCCGTTTAACGGCTATCGCACGGTGCTGGGATCGGCCACACTTGGCTATGAATGGGCCACGCAATCGCCCGATCTCGAAGCGGTGATCGTGCCGGTGGGCGGTGGCGGACTCGCTGCCGGCGTGGCGACGGCCATGCGTCTCGCGAATCCGCAAGTGCATGTTTATGGCGTCGAACCCGAAGGCGCTGATGTAATGGGCAAGAGTTTTGCGGCCAATCACACGGTCAAGATGGGCCACATGCACAGCATTGCCGACTCGCTAATGTCGCCGCATACGGAGGAATACAGCTACGAGTTGTGCCGCCGTCATATCGACCAGTTGGTGACGGTTTCGGACGACCAGCTTCGCGCCGCCATGCTGATCTTATTCGGACAACTGAAGCTGGCGGTGGAGCCCGCTTGCGCTGCTGCTACTGCCGCTTTGCTCGGTCCGCTGCGCGATCAGTTGCAAGGCAAACGCGTGGGTGTACTGCTGTGCGGCACGAATACCGATCCGGTCAGTTTTGCTGAGCATATAGAGCGCGCGCGGCACGGCGAGTCACAGTTTCCGCAGTAA
- a CDS encoding response regulator, whose protein sequence is MSHGDTVSIVLIEDDDGHATLVERNLRRAGISNRFVRLHDGQQALDYFFGPAPADTAGTLAPTATATSSQASNPYPPLEDLSHFVVLLDLKMPRVDGFEVLRRLKESPKTSAVPVIVLTTTDDPREIARCYELGCNVYICKPVEYDAFIEAVRRLGFFLQVVKLPPGHRLAAP, encoded by the coding sequence ATGAGTCACGGGGATACGGTCAGCATCGTACTGATCGAAGATGACGACGGACATGCCACGCTTGTCGAGCGCAATTTGCGCCGTGCGGGCATTTCGAATCGCTTCGTGCGCCTTCACGACGGGCAGCAGGCGCTCGATTATTTCTTCGGTCCAGCTCCGGCGGACACCGCCGGCACGCTGGCCCCAACGGCGACTGCGACCTCCAGTCAGGCGTCGAATCCGTATCCGCCGCTCGAAGATCTGAGCCATTTCGTCGTGCTGCTCGATCTGAAGATGCCGCGCGTGGACGGCTTCGAAGTGCTGCGTCGTCTGAAAGAATCCCCGAAAACGTCCGCCGTGCCCGTGATCGTGCTGACCACCACCGACGACCCGCGCGAAATCGCCCGTTGCTATGAACTCGGCTGCAACGTCTACATCTGCAAGCCGGTCGAATACGATGCATTCATCGAGGCGGTGCGCCGGCTCGGCTTTTTCCTGCAGGTCGTCAAGCTGCCGCCCGGCCACCGGCTCGCCGCGCCGTGA
- the argE gene encoding acetylornithine deacetylase, which produces MSHVAESAQSTSSSSAASPASLPWVTRLVSMDTVSRNPNLGLIETVRDELRAVGVAATLTHDPSGKWANLFATLPAHDGETNGGVVLSGHTDVVPVDGQQWDSDPFKPEIRDGKLYGRGTCDMKGFIGAALALVPDMQRTKLAKPIHFALSFDEEVGCAGAPLLIADLMKRGVKPDGCIVGEPTSMRPIVAHKGINAYQCCVRGQAAHSSLTPKGLNAIEYAARLICYIRDMADQFREQGPFDELYDVPFTTAQTSTIIGGNAINTVPAECKFQFEFRNLPTLDPEPIFARIDQYARETLLPKMLREHPSAAIEITKIAAAPGLDSSEQAAITQLVRALTADQDKRKVAYGTEAGLFSLAGIPSIVCGPGDIQQAHKANEFVALDQLVACERFLQKFIHSMSVDAHPAHAR; this is translated from the coding sequence ATGTCTCACGTCGCTGAATCAGCGCAGTCCACCTCTTCCTCATCTGCTGCATCGCCTGCCTCGCTGCCGTGGGTCACCCGTCTCGTGTCGATGGACACAGTCAGCCGCAATCCGAATCTCGGCCTGATCGAAACCGTGCGTGACGAACTGCGCGCAGTCGGTGTCGCAGCCACGTTGACACACGACCCAAGCGGCAAATGGGCGAACCTGTTCGCCACCCTCCCCGCGCACGACGGCGAAACGAACGGCGGCGTGGTGCTGTCGGGTCATACGGACGTGGTGCCGGTTGACGGCCAGCAATGGGACAGCGACCCGTTCAAGCCCGAGATTCGCGACGGCAAACTCTATGGCCGCGGCACCTGCGACATGAAGGGTTTTATCGGTGCGGCGCTCGCGCTGGTGCCGGACATGCAGCGCACGAAACTGGCGAAGCCGATCCATTTCGCGTTGTCGTTCGACGAAGAAGTCGGCTGTGCAGGCGCGCCGCTGCTGATCGCCGATCTGATGAAGCGCGGCGTGAAGCCGGACGGCTGCATTGTCGGTGAGCCGACCAGCATGCGCCCCATCGTGGCTCACAAGGGCATCAATGCGTATCAGTGCTGCGTGCGCGGCCAGGCCGCGCATTCGTCGCTGACGCCCAAGGGCTTGAACGCAATCGAATACGCAGCACGGCTGATCTGCTATATCCGCGACATGGCCGACCAGTTCCGCGAGCAGGGTCCGTTCGACGAACTGTACGACGTGCCCTTCACGACCGCGCAGACCAGCACGATCATCGGCGGCAATGCGATCAATACCGTGCCGGCCGAGTGCAAATTCCAGTTCGAATTCCGCAATCTGCCCACGCTCGATCCCGAGCCGATTTTCGCGCGCATCGATCAGTACGCGCGCGAGACGCTGTTGCCGAAGATGTTGCGCGAACATCCGTCGGCAGCGATCGAGATTACGAAGATTGCAGCGGCGCCCGGCCTCGATTCGTCTGAACAAGCCGCGATCACGCAGCTGGTGCGCGCGCTGACCGCCGATCAGGACAAACGCAAGGTTGCGTACGGCACCGAAGCGGGGCTCTTTTCGCTGGCGGGTATTCCGAGCATCGTGTGCGGTCCTGGCGATATTCAGCAGGCGCACAAAGCGAATGAATTCGTCGCGCTGGATCAGTTGGTCGCGTGCGAACGCTTCCTGCAGAAATTCATTCACAGCATGTCGGTGGACGCGCACCCGGCTCACGCGCGCTGA
- a CDS encoding hybrid sensor histidine kinase/response regulator: MTEEVSTQPAAYVLVVDDDEGILRLARKSLERAGCRVAICAGVDAARERLAGGGPDLLVLDYQLSGPETGLDFFRRLRAEGVRIPAILVTGFTDESRVIEALRAGVSDVVPKSGDYLDYLPEAVERVLSQVRLQRASDEALLLRDREQHYRTLSEALPHLVMTCNAAGDCDFLSKQWYDYTGLAEDSSYGLAWLDAVHADDREQIRRSWLKAVASQAGDYRHELRIRRHDGEYRWFDARVVAMRDAERNVNKWFGSFTDIHSQREASEERERLLASEQAARQTAEEANRAKDRFLAMLSHELRTPLTPVLAGASVLEMIPDLPDQARSSVRMIRRNVELEARLIDDLLDLTRVANGKLRLSLETVDVHDVMDSVLELFRSEIQVKQQDVHVQKHAAHHYVLADRARLQQMLWNLIRNAAKFTPDGGHIYVRTRDERMHVQISVEDTGIGIEPEQIGKLFNAFEQGNQNMTRQFGGLGLGLAITKALTDVHGGTVIAQSPGAHCGATFTITLPTAAAPDIVQPVVAPAQVHPEGLLTILLIEDHEDTAEVMAQLIRSLSHDVTVVGRVDDALAATQLQNFDLIVSDVGLPDGTGLDFIKAFREHSDAPAVALTGFGTDEDVRRCLSAGFTSHLTKPVNFGQLETMIEGAVNLKAQKEA, translated from the coding sequence ATGACCGAAGAAGTGTCCACGCAGCCCGCCGCGTATGTGCTAGTCGTCGATGACGACGAAGGCATCCTCCGGCTCGCGCGCAAGTCGCTCGAACGCGCCGGTTGCCGGGTGGCGATCTGCGCCGGCGTCGACGCGGCGCGCGAACGCCTCGCCGGCGGCGGCCCCGACCTGCTGGTCCTCGACTATCAACTGAGCGGACCGGAAACCGGACTCGACTTTTTCCGCCGTCTGCGTGCTGAAGGCGTGCGGATTCCGGCGATCCTCGTGACGGGTTTTACCGACGAGTCGCGCGTGATCGAAGCGCTGCGTGCGGGCGTGTCCGACGTCGTGCCGAAATCGGGTGACTATCTCGACTATCTTCCGGAAGCCGTGGAACGCGTGTTGTCGCAGGTGCGCCTGCAACGGGCGTCGGACGAAGCGCTGTTGCTGCGCGATCGCGAACAGCATTACCGGACCCTGTCGGAAGCCTTGCCTCACCTCGTGATGACCTGCAACGCGGCGGGCGATTGCGATTTTCTGTCGAAACAGTGGTACGACTACACGGGTCTCGCCGAAGACAGTTCGTATGGCCTCGCGTGGCTCGATGCGGTTCACGCGGACGATCGCGAGCAGATCCGCCGCAGCTGGCTAAAAGCGGTGGCGAGCCAGGCGGGCGACTATCGGCATGAGTTGCGGATTCGGCGGCACGACGGCGAATATCGCTGGTTCGACGCGCGCGTGGTGGCGATGCGCGATGCCGAGCGCAACGTCAACAAGTGGTTCGGCAGTTTCACGGATATTCATTCGCAGCGCGAGGCGAGCGAGGAGCGCGAACGGCTGCTCGCGTCAGAGCAGGCCGCGCGTCAAACGGCCGAAGAGGCGAATCGCGCAAAAGACCGCTTTCTGGCGATGCTGTCGCACGAATTGCGCACGCCGCTCACGCCGGTGCTGGCCGGGGCGAGTGTGCTGGAGATGATCCCCGATTTGCCGGACCAGGCGCGCAGCAGTGTGCGCATGATTCGGCGCAATGTCGAACTCGAAGCACGGCTGATCGACGATCTGCTCGATCTGACGCGGGTGGCGAACGGCAAGCTGCGCCTGTCGCTTGAAACCGTCGACGTGCATGACGTGATGGACAGCGTGCTCGAACTTTTCCGCAGCGAGATTCAGGTCAAGCAGCAGGACGTGCACGTGCAAAAGCACGCTGCGCATCACTATGTGCTGGCCGATCGCGCCCGCCTGCAACAGATGCTGTGGAACCTGATCCGCAACGCCGCCAAGTTCACGCCCGACGGCGGCCATATTTACGTACGTACACGCGATGAGCGAATGCACGTGCAGATATCGGTCGAAGATACGGGTATCGGCATCGAGCCGGAACAGATCGGCAAGCTGTTCAACGCTTTCGAGCAGGGCAACCAGAACATGACGCGGCAATTCGGCGGCCTCGGCCTGGGGCTGGCGATTACCAAGGCGCTCACCGATGTTCACGGCGGCACCGTCATTGCACAAAGCCCTGGCGCGCACTGCGGCGCGACTTTCACGATTACGCTGCCCACCGCCGCCGCCCCCGATATCGTGCAGCCAGTGGTCGCGCCGGCCCAGGTGCATCCGGAGGGATTGCTGACTATTCTGCTGATCGAAGATCACGAAGATACCGCCGAGGTGATGGCGCAACTGATACGCAGCCTCAGTCACGACGTGACGGTGGTGGGGCGCGTCGACGATGCGCTGGCCGCCACGCAATTGCAAAATTTCGATCTGATTGTCAGCGATGTCGGATTGCCGGACGGCACCGGCCTCGATTTCATCAAGGCATTCCGCGAGCACTCGGATGCGCCGGCAGTTGCGTTAACCGGTTTCGGTACCGATGAAGATGTGCGTCGTTGTCTGAGTGCCGGCTTTACATCGCATTTAACGAAGCCAGTCAATTTCGGCCAGCTTGAAACGATGATTGAAGGCGCGGTGAATCTGAAAGCGCAGAAAGAAGCCTGA
- the mfd gene encoding transcription-repair coupling factor — protein sequence MPDIAASSQFSPPVALVKAGQRFAFDGTHGSSDALLIARYHLAYRDKVPLLAVVCESAVDAQRLSQEIGFFAPDARVRLLPDWETLPYDTFSPHQDLVSERLATLHDLGEGRCDILLVPATTALYRMPPASFLAAYTFSFAQGERLDEAKFKAQLTLAGYEHVSQVVRPGEYCVRGSLLDLFPMGSPLPYRIDLFDDQVDSIRAFDPDTQRSLYPVKDVRLLPGREFPFDEAARTAFRSRWRETFEGDPSRAAIYKDIGNGVPSAGIEYYLPLFFEETATLFHYLPEGAQLAFVGDLDAAIRRFTNDTKQRYNFLSHDRDRPILEPARLFLSDTDFFTFAKPFARLALPANAGGGWSTPLPNLAIDRHADDPVLALRAFLASTPNRVLFAAESAGRRETLLQLLADNHLKPASSDSFQDWLTGDSRFSLGVAPLANGFAVPVDGIAIITETELYGPLARRAGRRRQEQASNVDSMVRDLSELKVGDPVVHSQHGIGRYMGLVTMDLGEGETEFLHLEYSGDSKLYVPVAQLHVISRYSGADPESAPLHSLGSGQWEKAKRKAAQQIRDTAAELLNLYARRAARSGHAFPLEPKDYVKFAESFGFEETPDQAAAIAAVIGDMTSGKPMDRLVCGDVGFGKTEVALRAAFIAVMGGKQVALLSPTTLLAEQHTQTFTDRFSDWPVRIAELSRFKSTKEVNAAIGQINEGTVDIVIGTHKLLSSDVQFKRLGLVIIDEEHRFGVRQKEALKALRAEVDVLTLTATPIPRTLGMALEGLRDFSVIATAPQKRLAIKTFVRREEDSVIREAMLRELKRGGQVYFLHNEVETIENRRQMLEALVPEARIAVAHGQMHERELERVMRDFVAQRANVLLCTTIIETGIDVPSANTILIHRADKFGLAQLHQLRGRVGRSHHQAYSYLLVHDPQGLTKQAQRRLEAIQQMEELGSGFYLAMHDLEIRGTGEVLGDKQSGEIHEIGFQLYTDMLNDAVKALKEGKEPDLTAPLAATTEINLHAPAILPADYCGDVQERLSLYKRLANCEHNDSIDGIQEELIDRFGKLPPQAHALVETHRLRLAAKPLGISKIDAGETVIGLQFIPNPPIDAMRIIEMVQKHKHIKLAGQDKLRIETRSPDLAVRVATVKETLRALGSPSRGTAPAAAAR from the coding sequence ATGCCAGACATCGCCGCATCTTCGCAGTTCTCTCCGCCCGTCGCGCTCGTCAAGGCCGGCCAGCGCTTTGCTTTCGACGGCACGCATGGTTCGTCCGACGCGCTGCTGATCGCCCGCTATCACCTCGCCTACCGCGACAAGGTGCCGCTGCTGGCGGTCGTCTGCGAAAGCGCGGTCGATGCGCAGCGTCTGTCGCAGGAAATCGGCTTCTTCGCGCCCGACGCGCGGGTGCGCCTGCTGCCCGACTGGGAAACGCTCCCTTACGATACCTTTTCGCCGCACCAGGATCTGGTCTCGGAGCGCCTCGCCACGCTGCACGACTTGGGCGAAGGCCGTTGCGACATCCTGCTGGTGCCCGCCACCACGGCGCTCTACAGGATGCCGCCCGCGTCGTTTCTGGCGGCCTACACGTTTTCATTCGCGCAGGGCGAACGGCTCGACGAGGCGAAGTTCAAGGCCCAGCTCACGCTCGCCGGCTATGAACACGTCAGCCAGGTCGTGCGGCCTGGTGAATATTGTGTACGCGGCTCGCTGCTCGACCTGTTCCCGATGGGCTCGCCGCTGCCTTACCGGATCGACCTGTTCGACGACCAGGTCGACTCGATCCGCGCATTCGATCCCGACACGCAGCGCAGCCTCTATCCCGTGAAAGACGTGCGCCTGCTGCCCGGCCGCGAATTCCCGTTCGATGAAGCCGCGCGCACCGCTTTCCGTAGCCGCTGGCGCGAGACCTTCGAGGGCGATCCGAGCCGCGCGGCGATCTATAAGGACATCGGCAACGGTGTGCCGTCGGCGGGCATCGAATATTATTTGCCGCTGTTTTTCGAAGAGACGGCAACGCTGTTCCACTACCTGCCGGAAGGCGCGCAACTCGCGTTCGTCGGCGATCTGGACGCTGCGATCCGCCGCTTCACCAACGACACGAAGCAGCGCTACAACTTCCTGTCGCATGATCGCGACCGGCCGATTCTGGAACCGGCGCGGCTGTTTCTGTCGGACACGGATTTCTTTACGTTCGCCAAGCCGTTCGCGCGGCTCGCGTTGCCCGCGAACGCAGGCGGCGGCTGGTCGACGCCTCTGCCGAATCTCGCCATCGACCGTCATGCCGACGACCCCGTGCTCGCGTTGCGCGCGTTTCTCGCCAGTACGCCAAACCGCGTGCTGTTCGCCGCGGAGTCGGCCGGACGGCGCGAAACGCTGTTGCAACTGCTCGCCGACAACCATCTGAAACCGGCATCGAGCGACAGCTTCCAGGACTGGCTCACAGGCGACTCGCGCTTCTCATTAGGCGTCGCGCCGCTCGCGAACGGCTTCGCGGTGCCGGTCGACGGCATCGCGATCATCACCGAGACCGAGCTTTACGGGCCGCTCGCGCGACGCGCGGGGCGTCGCCGCCAGGAACAGGCGAGCAACGTCGATTCGATGGTGCGCGATCTGTCCGAGCTGAAAGTCGGCGATCCGGTCGTGCATTCGCAGCACGGCATTGGCCGCTACATGGGCCTCGTCACGATGGACCTCGGCGAAGGCGAAACCGAGTTCCTGCACCTCGAATACTCCGGCGACAGCAAGCTCTACGTGCCGGTCGCGCAACTTCACGTGATCTCGCGCTACAGCGGCGCCGATCCGGAAAGCGCGCCTTTGCACTCGCTCGGATCGGGCCAGTGGGAAAAGGCCAAACGCAAGGCCGCGCAGCAGATTCGCGACACGGCCGCCGAGTTGCTGAACCTGTACGCGCGCCGTGCCGCGCGTTCCGGCCACGCGTTCCCGCTCGAACCAAAGGACTACGTGAAGTTCGCCGAGAGCTTCGGCTTCGAGGAAACGCCCGACCAGGCCGCCGCCATCGCGGCCGTGATCGGCGACATGACGAGCGGCAAGCCGATGGACCGTCTCGTGTGCGGCGACGTCGGCTTCGGCAAGACCGAGGTGGCGTTGCGCGCGGCATTCATTGCGGTGATGGGCGGCAAGCAGGTTGCACTGCTCTCGCCCACCACGCTGCTCGCCGAACAGCACACGCAAACCTTCACCGACCGCTTCTCCGACTGGCCGGTGCGGATCGCCGAACTGTCGCGCTTCAAGTCGACCAAGGAAGTCAACGCGGCCATCGGGCAGATCAACGAAGGCACCGTCGATATCGTGATCGGCACGCACAAGCTGCTGTCGTCCGACGTGCAGTTCAAGCGGCTGGGGCTTGTGATCATCGACGAGGAACATCGTTTCGGCGTGCGTCAGAAAGAGGCGCTGAAGGCCTTGCGCGCCGAGGTCGACGTGCTCACGCTGACCGCGACGCCGATCCCGCGTACGCTCGGCATGGCGCTCGAAGGTCTGCGCGATTTCTCGGTAATCGCCACCGCGCCGCAAAAGCGGCTAGCGATCAAGACCTTCGTGCGTCGCGAAGAAGACAGCGTGATTCGCGAAGCGATGCTGCGCGAACTGAAGCGCGGCGGCCAGGTGTACTTCCTGCACAACGAAGTCGAGACGATCGAAAATCGCCGGCAGATGCTCGAAGCGCTCGTGCCTGAGGCACGTATCGCGGTCGCACACGGCCAGATGCACGAACGCGAACTCGAACGCGTGATGCGCGATTTCGTCGCTCAACGCGCCAACGTGTTGCTGTGTACGACGATTATCGAAACCGGTATCGACGTGCCGAGCGCCAACACGATCCTGATTCATCGCGCGGACAAATTCGGTCTCGCCCAATTGCACCAGTTGCGCGGACGTGTCGGCCGCTCGCATCACCAGGCGTATTCGTATTTGCTGGTGCACGATCCGCAAGGGCTGACCAAGCAGGCGCAACGCCGTCTCGAAGCAATCCAGCAGATGGAGGAACTCGGCTCCGGCTTCTATCTGGCGATGCACGACCTCGAAATTCGCGGCACGGGCGAAGTGCTCGGCGACAAGCAGTCGGGCGAAATTCACGAGATCGGTTTCCAGCTTTATACCGACATGCTGAACGACGCCGTGAAGGCGCTGAAGGAAGGCAAGGAGCCGGACCTCACCGCGCCGCTCGCCGCGACGACCGAGATCAATCTGCACGCGCCCGCGATTCTGCCCGCCGACTATTGCGGCGACGTGCAGGAGCGTCTGTCGCTGTACAAGCGCCTCGCCAACTGCGAGCACAACGATTCGATCGACGGCATTCAGGAAGAGCTGATCGACCGCTTCGGCAAGTTGCCGCCGCAGGCGCATGCGCTGGTGGAAACGCATCGTTTGCGGCTCGCCGCGAAGCCGCTGGGCATTTCGAAGATCGACGCGGGTGAGACGGTGATCGGCTTGCAGTTCATCCCCAATCCGCCGATCGACGCGATGCGGATCATCGAGATGGTGCAAAAGCATAAGCACATCAAACTCGCGGGCCAGGACAAGCTGCGGATCGAAACACGCAGCCCGGATCTTGCGGTGCGTGTCGCCACGGTCAAGGAAACCTTGCGCGCACTGGGATCGCCGAGTCGCGGCACGGCGCCTGCCGCCGCGGCACGATAA
- a CDS encoding sensor histidine kinase produces the protein MKLFTRGLLLIAVPSAVELALLGVVFDTQEQTAQAAQWVTNSKQILYQSSAIIDPLLRQAARVRTAMVTGDVSLIDRHTVWVDVGDRLSKLDALVAGTPQQVARVHNMQRAIDEYREQTAEISRALHDGHSTKPFIARETGALPQQVALFRDELAGFGQEASRLDAERSAALARRRDRQQYALIAAVIGSMLIWAGTAVVFARSIGRRLEVLTGNAERLGSGRPLAAPLSGSDEIAALDAVLHQTGTRLRAADSEQASLKTRLEARARELAALNEELRQETQDNEMFIYSVSHDLRSPLVNLQGFSKELQVSCDELGGIVAQAGLPEAEHRRMAHILDGDVRESLYYLRTAVTRAAAIIEALLRISRAGRLEYQWQRVSVGRVVSRVVDALQGPIAQRSATVTVRELPPAWGDPAAVEQIFSNLIGNALNFLDPARHGRIEVGALEAEAVDETEPRAVRMRTYYVRDNGLGIPAAYLSKVFRAFQRLHGEVASGDGIGLAVVRRTVERHGGRVWVESAVGAGSTFFVVLPEQPLRG, from the coding sequence ATGAAACTATTCACCAGGGGGCTGCTGCTGATTGCCGTGCCGAGCGCGGTCGAGCTGGCGCTCCTTGGCGTCGTCTTCGACACCCAGGAGCAGACGGCGCAGGCCGCGCAGTGGGTCACCAACAGCAAGCAGATCCTCTATCAGTCGTCGGCGATCATCGACCCGCTGCTGCGTCAGGCAGCACGGGTCCGTACCGCCATGGTCACCGGCGACGTCTCGCTGATCGACCGCCATACGGTGTGGGTCGACGTCGGCGACCGTCTGTCGAAGCTCGACGCCCTGGTTGCGGGAACGCCTCAACAGGTCGCGCGCGTGCACAACATGCAGCGCGCCATCGACGAATATCGCGAGCAAACCGCCGAAATCTCCCGGGCCTTGCACGACGGACACAGCACGAAGCCATTCATCGCACGGGAAACGGGCGCGTTGCCGCAGCAGGTCGCGCTGTTTCGCGACGAACTTGCCGGATTCGGCCAGGAGGCGTCGCGGCTCGACGCCGAGCGCTCGGCTGCGCTTGCCAGGCGGCGGGACCGGCAGCAATACGCATTGATTGCGGCGGTGATAGGCTCGATGCTGATCTGGGCCGGCACGGCGGTGGTGTTCGCGCGAAGCATCGGCCGGCGGCTGGAAGTGCTGACCGGAAACGCCGAGCGCCTGGGCAGCGGGCGCCCGCTCGCGGCACCCCTGTCGGGCAGCGACGAAATCGCCGCGCTCGACGCAGTGCTGCATCAAACCGGCACGCGGCTGCGCGCAGCGGACAGCGAGCAGGCCAGCCTGAAAACGCGGCTCGAAGCGCGCGCGCGGGAACTGGCGGCCCTCAACGAAGAGTTGCGGCAGGAAACACAAGACAACGAAATGTTCATCTACAGCGTGTCGCACGATTTGCGCTCGCCGCTGGTGAATCTGCAAGGATTCTCCAAAGAATTGCAGGTGTCCTGCGACGAACTGGGTGGCATCGTCGCGCAGGCGGGATTGCCGGAGGCGGAGCATCGTCGTATGGCGCATATTCTCGACGGTGATGTGCGCGAATCGCTGTACTACCTGCGCACCGCGGTAACGCGGGCGGCGGCGATCATCGAGGCGCTGTTGCGGATTTCGCGCGCGGGGCGGCTCGAATATCAGTGGCAGCGGGTGAGCGTAGGGCGGGTGGTGAGCCGCGTGGTCGACGCGTTGCAGGGCCCGATCGCTCAGCGCTCGGCAACGGTGACCGTGCGCGAGTTGCCGCCGGCATGGGGCGATCCGGCTGCGGTCGAGCAGATTTTCAGCAATCTGATTGGCAACGCGCTGAATTTTCTGGATCCTGCGCGTCATGGTCGGATCGAAGTCGGTGCGTTGGAGGCCGAAGCGGTCGACGAAACCGAGCCGCGCGCGGTGCGCATGCGTACGTATTACGTTCGCGATAACGGCCTGGGCATTCCAGCCGCTTATCTGTCGAAGGTGTTCCGCGCGTTTCAACGCCTGCATGGCGAGGTCGCGAGCGGCGACGGTATCGGCCTCGCGGTGGTGCGGCGTACCGTCGAGCGGCATGGCGGGCGTGTGTGGGTCGAGTCGGCCGTCGGCGCCGGGTCGACCTTTTTCGTGGTGCTGCCCGAGCAGCCGTTGCGCGGTTGA
- the mscL gene encoding large conductance mechanosensitive channel protein MscL — MSMIKEFKEFALKGNVMDLAVGVIIGGAFSTIVNSVVKDLIMPVVGLALGGLDFSNKFVRLGDLPASYKGNPESYKDLQTAGVAVFGYGSFITVLINFIILAFIIFLMVKFINNLRKPAPAAPAEPAPTPEDVLLLREIRDSLKNSPR; from the coding sequence ATGAGCATGATCAAGGAATTCAAGGAATTCGCCCTCAAGGGCAACGTGATGGACCTCGCGGTTGGTGTGATCATCGGCGGCGCATTTTCCACCATCGTCAATTCAGTTGTGAAAGACCTGATCATGCCGGTTGTCGGGCTCGCACTCGGCGGCCTCGACTTCTCCAACAAGTTCGTTCGGCTCGGCGATCTTCCGGCGTCCTACAAAGGCAACCCGGAGTCATATAAAGATCTGCAAACGGCGGGGGTCGCGGTATTCGGTTACGGCTCGTTCATTACGGTGCTGATCAACTTCATCATTCTCGCGTTCATCATTTTCCTGATGGTCAAGTTCATCAACAATCTGCGCAAGCCGGCTCCGGCCGCGCCGGCAGAACCGGCACCCACGCCGGAAGACGTTTTGCTGTTGCGTGAAATCCGCGATTCGCTGAAGAACTCGCCGCGTTAA